One Setaria italica strain Yugu1 chromosome I, Setaria_italica_v2.0, whole genome shotgun sequence DNA window includes the following coding sequences:
- the LOC101784090 gene encoding calphotin-like, with the protein MTQSSSPIVEDREARTFASPPYTACHLPHSSASSSTKRGLCGSSQDLQRRVGPPYALGTGLTGIRVEAALAGPGATVLDAAARAGATTPDAAGLIDDPGPCAAIFVEVAAPVVDIDVRPALFATATVSIAAAGAGIPVPAATAASVAAARVGVPASVAAAGAGVPTPAAAGVSVAAAGVGVPTFAAAVVPVAAAGTDFPSSTTATVSITVTGATAPISAAAISAVAISAVAARAAGSSSTSSSRSITSPVGGTPGATSCPAGSAAEAEGEAGVGPCPMLVYGTLPPIAVTEAASEVGSAVSPVTPPLAAGRVAAHPAEVDNTRSTFFGASGGTKS; encoded by the coding sequence ATGACGCAGTCCAGCTCCCCCATCGTCGAAGACAGGGAAGCACGGACATTTGCAAGCCCACCCtacaccgcctgccacttgccccactcCTCGGCGTCATCCAGCACGAAGAGGGGTCTCTGCGGGTCATCACAGGACCTCCAGCGCAGGGTAGGCCCACCCTACGCCTTGGGGACGGGATTAACCGGGATAAGGGTGGAAGCCGCTCTAGCCGGCCCCGGCGCCACCGTCCTCGATGCCGCCGCTAGGGCAGGCGCCACCACCCCTGACGCCGCTGGCCTCATCGACGACCCCGGCCCATGCGCCGCCATCTTTGTCGAAGTCGCAGCGCCTGTCGTCGACATCGACGTGCGTCCCGCTCTattcgccaccgccaccgtctccaTCGCGGCTGCCGGAGCGGGCATTCCCGTTCCTGCTGCCACCGCGGCCTCCGTCGCGGCCGCTAGGGTaggcgtccccgcctccgtcgcgGCTGCCGGGGCAGGCGTCCCCacccccgctgccgccggcgtctCCGTCGCGGCCGCTGGGGTAGGTGTCCCCACCTTTGCCGCCGCTGTTGTCCCCGTTGCAGCCGCGGGGACGgactttccctcctccaccaccgccactgtCTCCATCACGGTCACTGGGGCAACTGCCCCCATCTCTGCCGCCGCCATCTCTGCCGTCGCCATCTCTGCCGTTGCCGCCAGAGCCgcaggctcctcctccacctcgtcgtcaAGGTCTATCACCTCGCCGGTTGGAGGGACCCCAGGGGCAACATCTTGTCCCGCAGGGTCAGCCGCGGAGGCAGAAGGCGAAGCAGGGGTCGGACCCTGCCCCATGCTCGTCTACGGCACCCTTCCTCCAATTGCCGTCACAGAGGCCGCCTCCGAGGTAGGCTCCGCGGTGTCCCCGGTGACACCGCCGCTTGCCGCCGGCAGGGTCGCGGCTCACCCCGCGGAGGTGGACAACACCCGTAGCACCTTCTTTggcgccagcggcgggacgAAGTCATGA